From the genome of Chroicocephalus ridibundus chromosome 1, bChrRid1.1, whole genome shotgun sequence, one region includes:
- the MAPK8IP2 gene encoding C-Jun-amino-terminal kinase-interacting protein 2, producing MADRAEMFSLSTFHSLSPPGCRPPQDISLEEFDDEDLSEITDDCGIGLNYDSDHYEKDCLVLERGEQPHPVCTFQDDFQEFEMIDDNEEEEEEEEEEGNELEAPPSPSASPIPSPALEETQKHRPTTLNLMAPGTQDSLNNNGSFPPPAHRTTWQDALLHSSSSSSSSHAGHSSPHACIQDGPCLESPKGPSPGGAGQAPASLQPSPFDSQGNSHESLAHGNPSPPRAGEDYNMNIISSALRAPLSPSHLRQPPPKPSLSPTGPAAPPGPPDTGSPPRAPAAADGRRAPPKHEAAGSRERPVPGQGGGLGASSPGSPVAPREKPGSPRCREEPAAVAERRDGQGARLTGAYVRPAGPAEPLSSDGEGPQPGRAASVRGHPSGSSETTSPSSDPGIEADLTSRTTKPFLPGGRHGEDLSSPGSDSDVEGEIEAAFAGGRLVSNMISSISETELDLSSDSSSGRSSHLTNSIEEASSPTSEAELETELEAPGVMGIKDSLLLDKGKEEEEETLERELPERGVVRRESLAELKMEGYYDSLNPADSSAPAGQTDVSVSSPLDLKIDPDHSLESIRRSFYLPVGPKLMPEADEEDNSEYDSDSESEPDLSEDSDSPWLLSNLVNKMISEGSYPIKCPDECFQQTHSLCDTISPASDLEPEILSEALDEVPGSRDSPVGTGEPATLPRCQRAIELVDMETLRSSLQRAEDERALGAGTEPVPELPADEPGPFLFLSNPTNDTIAPIFPGRPVALDRLGASEVLATFGCRPAPPRATPRASPGTEATAGEHRSTAAPPNAGPEDWAVDRDLDSGVLEADDMIDDVRLAPQGQSPDAGPPALDVSTAKTNRGFTMAYSTDEDEAPYLKGSPFPEDPLRGSFGGELPAAPGALEPRALDESLAYDSVKYTLVVDEHTQLELVSLRRCTSVLSDDSDLLRACDRCDLEDEVAFGDGLVAPDAHSSSEDSSPEADLQFSKKFLNVFVNSTSRSSSTESFGLFSCMVNGEEREQTHRAVFRFIPRHEDELELDVDDPILVELEEDDYWYRGYNMRTGERGIFPAFYAHEVVGQARDAIGLKRNPCWVERFNVQFLGSVEVPYHQGNGILCAAMQKIATTRKLTVHLRPPASCDLEITLQGIKLILTVTEYSRDEEFERCSHFFQMKNISFCGCHPRNSCYFGFITKHPVLSRFACHVFVSQESMRHVAECVGRAFQEYYQEHLEYACPTEDIYLE from the exons gcccccccaggACATCAGCCTGGAGGAGTTTGATGACGAGGACCTGTCCGAGATCACGGACGACTGCGGCATCGGGCTGAACTACGACTCGGACCACTATGAGAAG GACTGCCTGGTGCTGGAGCGCGGCGAGCAGCCGCACCCCGTCTGCACCTTCCAGGACGACTTCCAGGAGTTCGAGATGATCGATGacaatgaggaggaggaggaagaggaggaggaggagggcaacgAGCTGGAAGCTCCACCGTCCCCTTCGGCCTCACCCATCCCCTCGCCTGCCCTGGAGGAGACGCAGAAGCACCGACCCACCACCCTCAACCTGATGGCCCCGGGCACCCAG gactccctgAACAACAACGGCAGCTTCCCACCGCCCGCTCACCGCACCACCTGGCAGGATGCCCTtctccactcctcctcctcctcctcgtcctcacACGCCG GACACTCGTCTCCCCACGCCTGCATCCAAGACGGACCCTGCCTGGAGAGCCCGAAGGGGCCgagccccgggggggccgggcaggCCCCCGCCTCGCTGCAGCCCTCCCCCTTTGACTCGCAAGGCAACAGCCACGAGTCGCTGGCACATGGTAACCCATCGCCCCCGAGAGCCGGGGAAGATTATAACATGAATATCATCTCCTCTGCGCTGCGAGCACCGCTCTCCCCGTCGCACCTCCGCCAGCCGCCCCCTAAACCGTCTCTCTCTCCAACAGGGCctgcggctccccccggcccccccgacACGGGCtcgccgccccgggcccccgccgccgccgacgGCCGCCGTGCCCCACCAAAGCACGAAGCGGCCGGCAGCCGAGAGAGGCCGGTGCCCGGCCAAGGGGGTGGCCTGGGGGCCAGCAGCCCGGGGTCCCCCGTGGCCCCCCGCGAGAAGCCCGGCTCCCCACGGTGCCGGGAGGAGCCGGCGGCTGTCGCCGAGCGGCGGGACGGGCAGGGCGCCCGGCTGACGGGCGCCTACGTGCGCCCCGCGGGGCCGGCAGAGCCGCTCAGCTCCGACGGGGAGGGTCCCCAGCCCGGCCGGGCGGCCAGCGTGCGCGGGCACCCCTCGGGCTCCTCGGAGACCACCTCGCCCTCCTCCGACCCCGGCATCGAGGCCGACCTCACCAGCAGGACCACCAAGCCCTTCCTGCCCGGTGGCCGGCACGGAGAAGACCTCAGCTCGCCCGGCTCCGACTCGGACGTGGAGGGGGAGATCGAGGCGGCCTTCGCCGGCGGGCGCCTGGTCAGCAACATGATCTCCTCCATCTCGGAGACGGAGCTGGACCTGAGCAGCgacagcagcagcggcaggtccTCCCACCTCACCAACTCCATCGAGGAGGCCAGCTCGCCCACCTCAGAGGCCGAGCTGGAGACGGAGCTGGAGGCCCCTGGCGTGATGGGCATCAAGGACTCCCTGCTGCTGGacaagggcaaggaggaggaggaggagaccctGGAGAGGGAGCTGCCAGAGCGCGGCGTGGTGAGGCGGGAGAGCCTGGCCGAGCTGAAGATGGAGGGCTACTACGACAGCCTGAACCCGGCGGACTCCTCGGCGCCCGCGGGCCAGACGGACGTCTCCGTCTCCAGCCCCCTGGACCTGAAGATCGACCCCGACCACAGTCTGGAGAGCATCCGACGCTCCTTCTACCTGCCCGTGGGGCCCAAGCTGATGCCGGAGGCGGACGAGGAGGACAACAGCGAGTACGACTCCGACTCCGAGTCGGAGCCCGACCTGAGCGAGGACTCGGACTCGCCCTGGCTGCTCAGCAACCTCGTCAACAAGATGATCTCGGAGGGCTCCTACCCCATCAAGTGCCCGGACGAGTGCTTCCAGCAGACCCACTCGCTCTGTGACACCATTTCCCCAGCCTCCGACCTGGAGCCCGAGATCCTGAGCGAGGCGCTGGATGAGGTCCCCGGCTCGCGGGACTCGCCGGTGGGCACGGGGGAGCCGGCCaccctgccccgctgccagcGCGCCATCGAGCTGGTGGACATGGAGACGCTGCGCAGCTCCCTCCAGCGCGCCGAGGACGAGCGGGCTCTGGGCGCCGGGACAGAGCCGGTGCCGGAGCTGCCCGCTGACGAGCCGggccccttcctcttcctcagcaaCCCCACCAACGACACCATCGCCCCCATCTTTCCGGGGCGCCCCGTCGCCCTCGACAGGCTGGGCGCCTCCGAGGTCCTGGCCACCTTCGgctgccgccccgcgccgccccgtgCCACCCCGCGCGCCTCCCCCGGCACCGAGGCCACCGCCGGGGAGCACCGCAGCACCGCGGCGCCGCCGAACGCCGGCCCGGAGGACTGGGCCGTCGACAGGGACCTGGACTCGGGCGTCCTGGAGGCCGACGACATGATCGACGACGTGCGGTTAGCGCcccaggggcagagccccgacgcTGGCCCGCCCGCCCTGGATGTTTCCACCGCCAAGACCAACCGCGGCTTCACCATGGCCTACTCCACGGACGAGGACGAGGCGCCCTACCTGaagggctcccccttccccgaGGACCCGCTGCGGGGAAGCTTcgggggggagctgccggccgcccccggggcgcTGGAGCCGCGGGCGCTGGACGAGTCCCTGGCCTACGACTCGGTGAAGTACACGCTGGTGGTGGACGAGCACACGCAGCTGGAGCTGGTGAGCCTGCGGCGCTGCACCTCGGTGCTGAGCGACGACAGCGACCTGCTCCGCGCCTGCGACCGCTGCGACCTGGAGGACGAGGTGGCCTTTGGGGACGGGCTGGTGGCCCCCGACGCCCACAGCTCCTCCGAGGACTCGTCCCCGGAGGCCGACCTGCAGTTCTCCAAGAAGTTCCTCAACGTCTTTGTCAACAGCACCTCCCGCTCCTCCA gcacAGAGTCCTTCGGGCTGTTCTCCTGCATGGTGAacggggaggagcgggagcaaaCCCACCGGGCCGTCTTCAG GTTCATCCCGCGCCACGAGGACGAGCTGGAGCTGGACGTGGACGACCCCATCctggtggagctggaggaggatgaCTACTGGTACCGGGGCTACAACATGCGGACGGGGGAGAGAGGCATCTTCCCCGCTTTCTACGCCCACGAGGTGGTCGGCCAAGCCCGGGACGCCATCG GCCTGAAGAGGAACCCGTGCTGGGTGGAGCGGTTCAACGTGCAGTTCCTGGGCTCGGTGGAGGTGCCGTACCACCAGGGCAACGGCATCCTCTGCGCCGCCATGCAGAAG atTGCCACCACCAGGAAGCTGACGGTGCACCTGCGCCCGCCGGCCAGCTGCGACCTGGAGATCACGCTGCAGGGCATCAAGCTCATCCTGACCGTCACTGAGTACAGCCGGGACGAGGAG tttgagcGCTGCAGCCATTTCTTCCAGATGAAGAACATCTCCTTCTGCGGGTGCCACCCCCGCAACAGCTG CTACTTCGGGTTCATCACCAAGCACCCGGTGCTGAGCCGCTTCGCCTGCCACGTCTTCGTCTCACAGGAATCCATGCGGCACGTCGCCGAGTGCGTCGG ACGAGCGTTTCAGGAATATTACCAGGAGCACCTGGAGTACGCCTGCCCCACAGAGGACATTTACCTGGAGTAA